The Polaribacter tangerinus genome has a segment encoding these proteins:
- a CDS encoding DUF2721 domain-containing protein yields the protein MNEWYIPITILPGICLLILSTSNIMIDLSREIKSLINEKENTSVLIERKLKQLKLVNRAMAFLYLSVAFFVISALISGISNHVDAHFTGSIYTLFSGILMAFLAIISLMLYSFRAVKLRQDQYHNIC from the coding sequence ATGAACGAATGGTACATTCCTATAACCATACTACCAGGCATTTGCCTACTTATTTTATCAACTTCTAATATCATGATCGATTTGAGTAGGGAAATAAAATCGCTAATCAACGAAAAAGAAAACACCTCGGTATTAATAGAGCGTAAATTAAAACAACTAAAATTAGTAAATAGAGCCATGGCATTTTTGTATTTATCTGTGGCGTTTTTTGTTATTTCTGCGCTAATTTCTGGTATAAGTAATCATGTAGATGCTCATTTTACAGGAAGTATTTACACCTTATTTAGCGGAATTCTAATGGCATTTTTAGCCATTATTAGTTTGATGCTGTACTCGTTTAGAGCCGTAAAACTTAGGCAAGACCAATATCATAATATCTGCTAA
- a CDS encoding helix-turn-helix domain-containing protein: protein MKYSYTGNDNSTFELVDTSSIQYATESKKDGLYKIVWTMNDEISLGLDGYRVMLKKNQLLFATPLNHLQLQLEHKNVVVYSFNREFYCIRDHDAEVACNGFLFLGSSTPIVVTLTPNEQQSFELLYQFFIEEFETVDHIQGEMLLVLLKRLLIKSVRIARKTLPVEDMPQQKLDIIRKFNLLVEMHFREKHKVSDYANLLHLTAKSISNLFSRYYNTTPLKIINERLILESKRLLDFSDKNINEIGITLGFEELSHFSKFFKKHVGVSPSEYRLK, encoded by the coding sequence ATGAAATACAGTTACACTGGTAATGATAATTCAACATTTGAACTAGTAGATACCTCAAGTATTCAGTATGCAACTGAGAGCAAAAAAGATGGTTTGTACAAAATTGTATGGACCATGAACGATGAAATATCACTTGGGCTAGATGGTTACCGAGTGATGCTTAAAAAAAATCAACTGCTATTTGCCACACCACTCAACCACTTACAGTTACAACTCGAGCATAAAAACGTGGTGGTGTATAGTTTCAATAGAGAGTTTTATTGTATTCGCGACCACGATGCCGAAGTAGCCTGCAACGGATTTTTATTTTTGGGTTCTTCAACTCCTATTGTGGTTACACTAACGCCCAACGAGCAGCAAAGTTTTGAATTATTGTACCAGTTTTTTATTGAAGAATTTGAAACGGTAGACCATATTCAAGGCGAAATGTTGCTAGTATTGCTAAAACGATTGCTTATAAAGTCGGTTCGCATTGCTCGTAAAACACTACCAGTTGAAGATATGCCGCAACAAAAGTTGGACATCATTCGTAAATTCAACTTATTAGTAGAAATGCATTTTAGAGAAAAGCACAAAGTAAGCGATTATGCAAACTTGTTGCACCTAACGGCAAAATCTATCTCCAACCTTTTTTCGCGCTATTACAATACAACGCCACTAAAAATTATAAACGAACGTTTAATTTTAGAAAGTAAACGACTACTCGATTTTTCCGACAAAAATATCAATGAAATAGGGATTACTTTGGGCTTTGAGGAACTGTCTCATTTTTCTAAGTTTTTTAAAAAACACGTAGGAGTTTCTCCCTCAGAATACAGATTGAAGTAA
- the msrB gene encoding peptide-methionine (R)-S-oxide reductase MsrB has translation MLTWKDVIRFSVNGNPTPDRRVEKTEAEWKELLTPEQFRITRNKGTEAAHTGELCSIYEAGKYNCICCDTPLFDSTIKFNSGTGWPSFTQPIKENAIKYEKDTSYGMVRVEVMCNTCDAHLGHVFPDGPEPSGLRYCINSASMQLETK, from the coding sequence ATGTTAACCTGGAAAGATGTAATACGTTTTAGTGTAAATGGTAATCCAACTCCCGATCGAAGAGTTGAAAAAACCGAAGCAGAATGGAAAGAATTATTAACTCCAGAGCAGTTTCGAATTACGCGAAATAAAGGCACCGAAGCTGCCCACACAGGTGAGTTATGTAGCATTTACGAAGCTGGCAAATACAATTGTATTTGCTGCGATACGCCTTTGTTCGATTCTACGATTAAATTTAACTCTGGTACCGGATGGCCAAGTTTTACGCAACCTATCAAAGAAAACGCTATTAAATACGAAAAAGATACTTCGTACGGAATGGTACGCGTAGAAGTGATGTGCAATACATGCGATGCTCATTTAGGACACGTTTTTCCTGACGGCCCAGAGCCAAGCGGATTGCGATACTGTATTAACTCCGCTTCTATGCAACTCGAAACTAAATAA
- a CDS encoding peroxiredoxin family protein: MTAITKTKEEKVFKAPEFNVKNWVDAHGNKTEQIQLADFTGKFKVIYCFQSWCPGCHSAGLPSLQKMVHALGGNDKVVFLAIQTVFEGHEANTYDKMLETQKKYDLKIPFGHDAGDDGKSRSNIMTNYQTGGTPWFIFIDQYDNVVFADFHLNVDAAIEVLKSI; encoded by the coding sequence ATGACTGCAATTACAAAAACAAAAGAAGAAAAAGTGTTTAAAGCACCTGAGTTTAATGTAAAAAATTGGGTAGATGCCCACGGAAACAAAACCGAACAAATACAATTGGCCGATTTTACAGGTAAATTTAAAGTGATCTATTGTTTTCAAAGTTGGTGCCCAGGTTGCCACAGCGCAGGTTTGCCCAGCTTACAAAAAATGGTACATGCACTTGGAGGAAACGACAAGGTTGTTTTTTTAGCGATACAAACGGTGTTTGAAGGACATGAAGCAAATACCTACGATAAAATGTTAGAAACACAAAAAAAATACGACTTAAAAATACCTTTTGGGCACGATGCTGGCGATGATGGAAAATCTCGATCTAATATCATGACCAACTACCAAACCGGAGGTACGCCATGGTTTATTTTTATTGATCAGTATGATAATGTAGTTTTTGCAGATTTTCATTTAAATGTAGATGCAGCCATTGAGGTATTAAAAAGTATTTAA
- a CDS encoding GNAT family N-acetyltransferase: MENTIPTIKLYGADGCHKTHYYKLVLDDIGLPYTFLDVEANQDHAEELRGLYENRKLNFPTITIGEKKLRNPYKEEIIKWMNKLIPSRLEIQHEKENSRFTLDINGEIAKIDYRLRDGKMYLEHSEVPRNLRGQGIGKVLVEKTFEKLTEENYKAVAVCSYIRAVKNRSEHWKSIIE; this comes from the coding sequence ATGGAAAATACAATACCCACAATAAAACTATACGGTGCAGATGGTTGCCATAAAACCCACTACTATAAGTTGGTATTGGACGATATTGGATTACCATATACATTTTTAGATGTAGAAGCAAACCAAGACCACGCAGAAGAGCTGCGTGGTTTATACGAAAACCGTAAACTTAATTTCCCTACCATTACAATAGGTGAAAAAAAGTTGCGCAACCCGTACAAAGAAGAAATAATTAAATGGATGAATAAATTAATACCTAGCAGATTGGAAATACAACACGAAAAAGAAAATAGCCGTTTTACATTAGATATCAACGGAGAAATAGCTAAAATTGACTACCGCCTACGCGATGGGAAAATGTACTTGGAACACTCCGAAGTTCCACGAAATTTAAGAGGACAAGGCATAGGAAAAGTATTGGTAGAAAAAACTTTTGAAAAATTAACCGAAGAAAACTATAAAGCAGTCGCAGTTTGCTCCTACATAAGAGCTGTAAAAAACCGAAGCGAGCATTGGAAATCAATTATTGAATAA